In Microvirga lotononidis, a single genomic region encodes these proteins:
- a CDS encoding type IV secretion system DNA-binding domain-containing protein has protein sequence MAEATKPSPGESMAPFWIGLVLALGVIFCLYFALFAVVYDAFLWRWEAIPALIARPWATIDWAFGVVNKFGFIDPIRGPMIGAGVLEALIAVGAYAGLKRLGLFKGKQRYSERRLRGARVLNDMAYGAAELIAYGSPKGMKVRHIERLAKKPWAKIVTTAHEQDMIRVGGLPMPHFVETEHTLITGSSGSGKSFLIAQTLHDLAKRGDRVICFDHGGAFRRQFPSVKAVSLSPAEDASPGWDLRNEIRAPHDWELLAASVVPEGFGASADWRNFARDLLANLGHNVGAQSSNAELLRLCTVADRTELAIALEGTAAAAHCSDDNKAFLASVRSTLVPFVSGWKYMKGGDFSLRHFIAEDTRWLWLPYDATNIAAHKTLLATWADILVTAGLERPDDAPPVWIVIDEMDSLGALGRFRDAVSRLRKKGVRILVGVQSRTQLVELYGEAGADTVLASLSNRVIMRASDHRLAEWSSKTLGDVEIEETRLQRGAQAKDEAAFFAKESRSETEIVHTRVKRAVMPEQISGLARGHGYVKFSQNLPTVRIWPQQG, from the coding sequence ATGGCGGAAGCGACCAAACCTTCTCCCGGCGAATCCATGGCTCCGTTCTGGATCGGCCTCGTCCTGGCGCTTGGCGTGATCTTTTGCCTCTACTTCGCTCTCTTCGCCGTCGTCTATGACGCTTTCCTGTGGCGCTGGGAGGCGATCCCGGCCCTGATCGCCCGCCCCTGGGCTACCATCGATTGGGCCTTCGGAGTCGTGAACAAGTTCGGCTTCATCGATCCGATCCGGGGGCCGATGATCGGCGCTGGCGTCCTCGAAGCCCTCATCGCCGTCGGCGCATACGCCGGTCTTAAGCGCCTCGGCCTGTTCAAGGGCAAGCAGCGTTATTCCGAGCGCCGTCTGCGTGGGGCCCGCGTCCTCAACGACATGGCCTACGGGGCTGCGGAATTGATCGCCTACGGCTCGCCCAAGGGCATGAAGGTCCGGCACATCGAGCGCCTGGCCAAAAAGCCCTGGGCCAAGATCGTCACGACCGCCCATGAGCAGGACATGATCCGCGTCGGCGGGCTTCCTATGCCGCATTTCGTCGAGACCGAACACACCCTGATTACCGGCTCCTCCGGCTCCGGCAAATCCTTTCTCATCGCCCAGACCTTGCATGACCTCGCAAAGCGCGGCGACCGGGTGATCTGCTTTGATCATGGTGGCGCCTTCCGGCGGCAGTTTCCAAGTGTCAAGGCGGTCTCGCTCTCGCCCGCCGAGGATGCTTCGCCGGGCTGGGACCTGCGCAACGAGATCCGCGCCCCGCACGACTGGGAACTGCTCGCCGCCTCCGTCGTTCCTGAGGGCTTTGGGGCGAGCGCCGATTGGCGCAACTTCGCCCGCGATCTGCTCGCCAATCTCGGGCACAATGTCGGGGCGCAATCCTCCAATGCCGAACTGCTGCGCCTGTGCACCGTCGCCGACCGGACGGAGCTTGCAATCGCTCTCGAAGGCACGGCGGCAGCCGCCCATTGCAGCGATGACAACAAGGCCTTCCTCGCCTCAGTGCGTTCAACTCTCGTGCCCTTCGTCTCCGGCTGGAAGTACATGAAGGGTGGCGACTTCTCCCTGCGCCACTTCATAGCTGAGGACACGCGCTGGCTCTGGCTGCCCTATGACGCGACCAACATCGCAGCCCATAAGACTCTGCTTGCCACCTGGGCCGACATCCTGGTGACGGCCGGCCTGGAACGGCCTGACGACGCCCCGCCGGTCTGGATCGTCATCGACGAGATGGACTCGCTCGGCGCCCTAGGCCGCTTCCGCGATGCGGTCTCGCGCCTGCGCAAGAAGGGCGTGCGCATCCTGGTCGGAGTCCAAAGCCGCACGCAACTGGTCGAGCTCTATGGCGAGGCCGGAGCCGATACGGTGCTCGCCTCCTTGAGCAACCGCGTCATCATGCGCGCCTCCGACCATCGCCTCGCCGAGTGGTCCTCGAAGACGCTCGGCGACGTCGAGATCGAGGAGACGCGCCTGCAGCGCGGCGCGCAGGCCAAGGACGAGGCCGCGTTCTTCGCCAAGGAAAGCCGCAGCGAGACTGAGATCGTGCACACCCGCGTCAAGCGCGCCGTGATGCCGGAGCAAATCTCCGGCCTCGCTAGGGGCCATGGCTATGTGAAGTTCAGCCAGAACCTCCCGACCGTGCGCATCTGGCCGCAGCAGGGCTGA
- the repC gene encoding plasmid replication protein RepC, which yields MQLASSGGRRLRHAALAARELALEPGRTVTRKELSAAAREAAKALELRNGPRSVLSELVACWGEQEWERLLVWPSNDYLMSRTGLSERSIRYAFKVLIDQQLIVPKESPNGKRYAVKDLAGELVDAFGFDLTPVYARRGDWAERLIEMRQAREVRKRAFDEITIARRAAEEALRALAEHYPDLDRSDLEEHVKGLKARTPVRSTKAMPHAILDEWTALRMVCEQAFLKAGNGGKSCRHTYNNNGSPSEPCNKGFPKKAEAVRSTEQTPEHLSPELILEACPTLSDYGQPVRDLADIVSAGRYLRASLGAHESAWAEAVEEIGTVRAAIAVIYTLQLYEADVAKNGGESRIKNPGGYFRALTRMVKAGKIDLAVELLAMRRRRMA from the coding sequence ATGCAGCTTGCATCGTCAGGAGGCCGGCGGCTGAGACATGCCGCTCTGGCTGCGAGAGAACTTGCGCTCGAACCCGGGCGCACGGTGACGCGAAAAGAGTTATCTGCGGCAGCTCGTGAGGCTGCCAAGGCCCTAGAATTGCGGAACGGTCCCCGATCGGTCCTCTCAGAGCTCGTCGCTTGCTGGGGCGAGCAGGAATGGGAGCGGCTGCTGGTCTGGCCGTCCAACGACTATCTTATGAGCAGGACCGGCCTCTCCGAGCGCTCCATCCGGTATGCGTTCAAGGTCCTAATTGATCAGCAGCTCATCGTCCCGAAGGAATCTCCGAACGGAAAGCGCTATGCGGTCAAAGACTTGGCTGGAGAGCTGGTCGACGCCTTTGGCTTCGACCTGACCCCCGTTTATGCCAGGCGAGGGGATTGGGCTGAGCGTCTGATCGAGATGAGGCAGGCCCGCGAAGTTCGGAAACGAGCTTTCGACGAGATCACCATCGCCAGGCGGGCCGCCGAGGAGGCACTGAGGGCGTTGGCCGAGCATTATCCCGATCTCGATCGCTCCGACCTGGAAGAACACGTCAAAGGCCTGAAAGCCCGAACCCCTGTGCGCAGCACGAAGGCTATGCCGCACGCGATCCTTGATGAGTGGACAGCCCTGAGGATGGTGTGCGAGCAAGCTTTCTTAAAAGCGGGCAATGGCGGCAAAAGCTGCCGCCACACTTATAACAACAACGGATCTCCTAGTGAGCCTTGTAACAAGGGCTTTCCGAAGAAAGCTGAGGCGGTTCGTTCAACCGAACAAACCCCGGAGCACCTATCACCGGAATTGATCCTTGAGGCTTGCCCGACCTTGAGCGACTACGGCCAACCGGTGCGGGATCTGGCCGACATCGTCTCGGCCGGGCGCTACCTGAGGGCCTCTCTCGGGGCGCATGAGAGCGCCTGGGCCGAGGCCGTGGAGGAGATCGGCACCGTCAGGGCGGCGATCGCCGTGATCTACACCCTGCAGCTCTACGAGGCCGATGTGGCCAAAAACGGTGGCGAGAGCCGGATCAAGAACCCGGGCGGCTACTTCCGCGCGCTCACCCGCATGGTCAAAGCCGGCAAGATCGACCTCGCCGTCGAGCTCCTCGCCATGCGGAGGCGAAGAATGGCCTAG
- a CDS encoding IS6 family transposase: MTPRLQPVSYKRHRFPPQIIAHAVWLYFRFPLSLRLVEEMLLERGIVVSYETIRRWGKKFGPEYARRLRRKQPRPTDIWHLDEMGVSIAGRKHWLWRAVDQDGYVLDEIVQTRRNTKAAKRLLTRLMRKQGGLPRRLITDKLGFYAAARGQLMPSVEHRSHKGLNNRAENSHLPLRRRERVMQGFRVPGGLQQFASVFSAARNLFVPPRTRRSTLATHLHRLSATAEWKSAAGVAA; this comes from the coding sequence ATGACGCCACGCTTACAGCCTGTCAGCTACAAGCGCCATCGGTTCCCACCTCAGATCATCGCTCATGCAGTCTGGTTGTACTTCAGATTCCCATTGAGCTTGCGGCTAGTCGAGGAGATGCTGCTCGAGCGCGGCATCGTCGTGTCCTACGAGACAATCCGCCGGTGGGGCAAGAAGTTCGGACCGGAGTATGCCCGGCGCCTTCGGCGCAAGCAGCCACGCCCGACTGACATTTGGCACCTGGATGAAATGGGCGTCAGCATCGCTGGCAGGAAACACTGGCTCTGGCGGGCTGTTGATCAGGACGGCTATGTGCTCGATGAGATCGTCCAAACGCGGCGCAATACCAAGGCGGCCAAGCGCTTGCTGACTCGGCTGATGAGGAAACAAGGCGGCCTACCGCGTCGGCTGATCACCGACAAGCTGGGATTCTATGCAGCCGCCCGGGGTCAGCTCATGCCAAGCGTTGAACACCGCTCCCATAAGGGCCTTAACAATCGTGCGGAGAACTCTCATCTGCCCTTACGTCGACGAGAGCGGGTGATGCAGGGGTTCCGGGTACCAGGAGGCTTGCAGCAGTTCGCCAGTGTCTTTTCGGCTGCCCGCAATCTCTTCGTTCCACCCCGCACCCGCCGCTCCACCCTTGCCACCCATCTTCACCGCCTCAGCGCCACGGCGGAATGGAAAAGCGCGGCTGGGGTCGCCGCTTGA
- a CDS encoding WGR domain-containing protein, producing the protein MAHDTIQYLVLRRCDPRCNMARYYVLSIEPSLFGDAALIREWGRLGRSGQRRVELYENRSCAMEALETRLRRKRRRGYLLQGG; encoded by the coding sequence ATGGCTCACGACACGATCCAGTATCTCGTCCTGCGCCGGTGCGACCCACGCTGCAACATGGCCCGCTACTATGTCCTGTCGATCGAGCCCAGCCTGTTTGGGGATGCTGCCTTGATCCGGGAATGGGGCCGCCTTGGCCGATCAGGCCAGCGCAGGGTCGAGCTCTACGAAAACCGGTCCTGTGCCATGGAGGCCCTCGAGACCCGGCTCCGGCGCAAGCGGCGCCGTGGCTATCTGCTCCAAGGCGGGTAG
- a CDS encoding type II toxin-antitoxin system mRNA interferase toxin, RelE/StbE family produces the protein MTGEWKDYRDCHVRPDLVLIYRKGDRDPDEPELILARLGSHSELFS, from the coding sequence CTGACCGGCGAGTGGAAGGATTACCGGGATTGTCACGTCAGGCCGGACTTGGTGCTGATCTACCGCAAGGGAGACCGCGATCCGGACGAGCCTGAGCTGATCCTGGCGCGGCTGGGGTCGCATTCCGAACTGTTTTCGTGA
- a CDS encoding IS21 family transposase, which translates to MPADLTDTLLEERLFARSGVKTGLRRRPEPDWAPLAREMKRPGVTMTILHEEYRAACPEGYGYSRFCDLMREVERRLSPTMRRNHVAGDKVFVDYSGTKLPRVDPATGEVRHAEIFVAVLGASNFTYAEATWTQQLPDWIEAHLRMFRFFGGVPKLIVPNNLKSGVVPNAKTRAALAEGRSGTLTRYGTVGAMMADLDASDD; encoded by the coding sequence TTGCCCGCAGATCTCACCGACACCCTCCTCGAGGAGCGCCTGTTCGCCAGGAGCGGCGTCAAGACCGGCCTGCGCCGGCGCCCCGAGCCGGACTGGGCTCCTCTCGCCAGGGAGATGAAGCGCCCGGGCGTCACGATGACTATCCTGCACGAGGAGTACAGGGCCGCCTGCCCTGAGGGCTACGGCTACTCGCGCTTCTGCGACCTGATGCGCGAGGTCGAGCGCCGCCTGTCGCCGACCATGCGCCGGAACCACGTGGCCGGCGACAAGGTGTTCGTCGACTACTCGGGCACGAAGCTGCCCAGAGTCGATCCTGCCACCGGCGAGGTGCGCCATGCCGAGATCTTCGTGGCGGTGCTCGGCGCCTCCAACTTCACCTACGCCGAGGCGACCTGGACGCAACAGTTGCCGGATTGGATCGAGGCCCATCTGCGGATGTTCCGCTTTTTTGGCGGCGTGCCGAAGCTCATCGTGCCGAACAATCTCAAAAGCGGCGTGGTGCCGAACGCCAAGACGCGCGCCGCCTTGGCGGAAGGCCGCTCCGGCACGCTGACCCGCTATGGGACCGTCGGGGCGATGATGGCGGACCTCGATGCCTCGGACGATTAG